Proteins from one Bactrocera neohumeralis isolate Rockhampton chromosome 3, APGP_CSIRO_Bneo_wtdbg2-racon-allhic-juicebox.fasta_v2, whole genome shotgun sequence genomic window:
- the LOC126754216 gene encoding probable elongation factor 1-delta isoform X1, which produces MATTLAADRFWVDKANCHNAERQYYELLSKEEKVKKISGDGHLNGVQEPQTKLKKSKKLKYKKNEHVAKLTEISTNSESEERFLSSGSQVNAPIEVPKVVAKQSGEKPKKRNKGAKKNADMLGSSANSQCTLVSEIAKAREHIKNSLEKMDGITTLTATPASGEVLDRVAVIEKDNADLRKLIESLRSVCLETQSRITALEKKVNAELAGKTVVSTSAPAPASNAAPAKAEADDDDDDVDLFGSEDEEDEEAARVREERLAAYAAKKSKKPQIIAKSSLILDVKPWDDETDLKVMETEIRKIETDGLLWGASKFVPVAFGIQKLSISCVVEDDKVSIDWLTEEIEKLEDYVQSVDVAAFNKI; this is translated from the exons atggccACAACTCTAGCTGCAGACCGTTTCTGGGTGGATAAGGCAAATTGCCACAATGCCGAACGTCAATATTACGAACTTTTAAGCAAGGAG GAAAAGGTCAAAAAGATAAGCGGGGATGGTCACTTGAATGGTGTACAAGAGCCCcaaactaaattgaaaaaaagcaaaaaattgaaatacaaaaagaatGAGCATGTAGcaaaattaacagaaatatcaACGAACTCTGAAAGCGAAGAGAGATTTTTATCATCCGGCTCCCAGGTCAATGCACCAATTGAAGTACCTAAAGTGGTTGCTAAACAAAGTGGAGAGAAgcccaaaaaaagaaataagggAGCTAAAAAAAATGCCGATATGTTG GGTTCCTCGGCCAACAGCCAGTGCACTTTAGTCTCGGAAATCGCTAAAGCAAgagaacatattaaaaattcgtTAGAAAAG ATGGACGGTATTACTACACTAACTGCAACTCCAGCATCCGGTGAAGTTCTAGATCGTGTTGCTGTTATCGAAAAAGACAATGCCGATTTGAGAAAGTTAATAGAAAGCTTGAGATCGGTTTGTTTAGAAACTCAAAGTCGTATAACAGCTTTGGAAAAGAAAGTTAACGCCGAACTAGCCGGAAAAACTGTTGTATCCACATCTGCCCCCGCCCCTGCCTCCAATGCCGCACCTGCAAAGGCAGaagctgatgatgatgatgatgatgttgatCTATTCGGTTCTGAGGACGAGGAGGATGAAGAAGCCGCACGTGTGCGCGAGGAGCGTTTGGCTGCATACGCCGCAAAGAAATCGAAGAAACCGCAAATTATCGCAAAATCTAGTTTGATTTTAGATGTTAAGCCATGGGATGATGAAACCGATCTTAAAGTTATGGAaacagaaataagaaaaatcgaAACCGATGGTCTCTTATGGGGCGCATCCAAATTCGTTCCAGTAGCTTTTGGTATCCAAAAGCTCAGTATTTCGTGTGTCGTCGAAGACGACAAAGTATCGATTGATTGGCTAACTGAGGAAATCGAAAAACTAGAAGACTACGTTCAGAGTGTTGATGTTGCtgcattcaataaaatttaa
- the LOC126754216 gene encoding probable elongation factor 1-delta isoform X2 — translation MATTLAADRFWVDKANCHNAERQYYELLSKEVKKISGDGHLNGVQEPQTKLKKSKKLKYKKNEHVAKLTEISTNSESEERFLSSGSQVNAPIEVPKVVAKQSGEKPKKRNKGAKKNADMLGSSANSQCTLVSEIAKAREHIKNSLEKMDGITTLTATPASGEVLDRVAVIEKDNADLRKLIESLRSVCLETQSRITALEKKVNAELAGKTVVSTSAPAPASNAAPAKAEADDDDDDVDLFGSEDEEDEEAARVREERLAAYAAKKSKKPQIIAKSSLILDVKPWDDETDLKVMETEIRKIETDGLLWGASKFVPVAFGIQKLSISCVVEDDKVSIDWLTEEIEKLEDYVQSVDVAAFNKI, via the exons atggccACAACTCTAGCTGCAGACCGTTTCTGGGTGGATAAGGCAAATTGCCACAATGCCGAACGTCAATATTACGAACTTTTAAGCAAGGAG GTCAAAAAGATAAGCGGGGATGGTCACTTGAATGGTGTACAAGAGCCCcaaactaaattgaaaaaaagcaaaaaattgaaatacaaaaagaatGAGCATGTAGcaaaattaacagaaatatcaACGAACTCTGAAAGCGAAGAGAGATTTTTATCATCCGGCTCCCAGGTCAATGCACCAATTGAAGTACCTAAAGTGGTTGCTAAACAAAGTGGAGAGAAgcccaaaaaaagaaataagggAGCTAAAAAAAATGCCGATATGTTG GGTTCCTCGGCCAACAGCCAGTGCACTTTAGTCTCGGAAATCGCTAAAGCAAgagaacatattaaaaattcgtTAGAAAAG ATGGACGGTATTACTACACTAACTGCAACTCCAGCATCCGGTGAAGTTCTAGATCGTGTTGCTGTTATCGAAAAAGACAATGCCGATTTGAGAAAGTTAATAGAAAGCTTGAGATCGGTTTGTTTAGAAACTCAAAGTCGTATAACAGCTTTGGAAAAGAAAGTTAACGCCGAACTAGCCGGAAAAACTGTTGTATCCACATCTGCCCCCGCCCCTGCCTCCAATGCCGCACCTGCAAAGGCAGaagctgatgatgatgatgatgatgttgatCTATTCGGTTCTGAGGACGAGGAGGATGAAGAAGCCGCACGTGTGCGCGAGGAGCGTTTGGCTGCATACGCCGCAAAGAAATCGAAGAAACCGCAAATTATCGCAAAATCTAGTTTGATTTTAGATGTTAAGCCATGGGATGATGAAACCGATCTTAAAGTTATGGAaacagaaataagaaaaatcgaAACCGATGGTCTCTTATGGGGCGCATCCAAATTCGTTCCAGTAGCTTTTGGTATCCAAAAGCTCAGTATTTCGTGTGTCGTCGAAGACGACAAAGTATCGATTGATTGGCTAACTGAGGAAATCGAAAAACTAGAAGACTACGTTCAGAGTGTTGATGTTGCtgcattcaataaaatttaa
- the LOC126754216 gene encoding probable elongation factor 1-delta isoform X3, with translation MATTLAADRFWVDKANCHNAERQYYELLSKEGSSANSQCTLVSEIAKAREHIKNSLEKMDGITTLTATPASGEVLDRVAVIEKDNADLRKLIESLRSVCLETQSRITALEKKVNAELAGKTVVSTSAPAPASNAAPAKAEADDDDDDVDLFGSEDEEDEEAARVREERLAAYAAKKSKKPQIIAKSSLILDVKPWDDETDLKVMETEIRKIETDGLLWGASKFVPVAFGIQKLSISCVVEDDKVSIDWLTEEIEKLEDYVQSVDVAAFNKI, from the exons atggccACAACTCTAGCTGCAGACCGTTTCTGGGTGGATAAGGCAAATTGCCACAATGCCGAACGTCAATATTACGAACTTTTAAGCAAGGAG GGTTCCTCGGCCAACAGCCAGTGCACTTTAGTCTCGGAAATCGCTAAAGCAAgagaacatattaaaaattcgtTAGAAAAG ATGGACGGTATTACTACACTAACTGCAACTCCAGCATCCGGTGAAGTTCTAGATCGTGTTGCTGTTATCGAAAAAGACAATGCCGATTTGAGAAAGTTAATAGAAAGCTTGAGATCGGTTTGTTTAGAAACTCAAAGTCGTATAACAGCTTTGGAAAAGAAAGTTAACGCCGAACTAGCCGGAAAAACTGTTGTATCCACATCTGCCCCCGCCCCTGCCTCCAATGCCGCACCTGCAAAGGCAGaagctgatgatgatgatgatgatgttgatCTATTCGGTTCTGAGGACGAGGAGGATGAAGAAGCCGCACGTGTGCGCGAGGAGCGTTTGGCTGCATACGCCGCAAAGAAATCGAAGAAACCGCAAATTATCGCAAAATCTAGTTTGATTTTAGATGTTAAGCCATGGGATGATGAAACCGATCTTAAAGTTATGGAaacagaaataagaaaaatcgaAACCGATGGTCTCTTATGGGGCGCATCCAAATTCGTTCCAGTAGCTTTTGGTATCCAAAAGCTCAGTATTTCGTGTGTCGTCGAAGACGACAAAGTATCGATTGATTGGCTAACTGAGGAAATCGAAAAACTAGAAGACTACGTTCAGAGTGTTGATGTTGCtgcattcaataaaatttaa